Genomic segment of Umezawaea sp. Da 62-37:
CAGCGGCGGCAGCCTTCGGCAACGAGGGTCTGACGACGGCGAACGCCTTGGCCCTGTCCGGTACCGAGGCGTTCGACTCCATGGCCACTGCGGTCACGAAGGCCGGTGGCGCGGCGGAGGTTTCCGCAGCCAAGACCAAGGGTCTCGGCGGTGCCTGGGACGGACTCAAGTCCCAGCTCGAAACCACCGGCATCGGGATCTTCGAGGCCATCGACGGGCCGCTTGAGAAGCTGGTCAGGTCGGGCGCGGAGAAGATCGACACCTTCGGCAAGGTCGTCGTTGACGGGCTGAACACCGCTGTCTCGGCAGGCGAGCTGTACGGCCCGCGGCTGGCCTCGGCGATCACCTCCCGCGGAGCGGTCATCGGCACGGCCGTGAGACAGGTTCTCGGACCCATCGCGAGTGGTGCCGTGAACCCGCTCAACGAGGCTGTGAACCGCGGTATCGGCCTCTGGGAGGACTTCACCGGGGTCATCAAGAACGTCGTCGAAGGGGCGAAGCCTGTCGCGCAAGGGATTCAGGCACTGGGTAAGGCAGCGGCAGACGGGGACGGCCCGGTCTCCGCGCTGGGTGCAGGTGTCGGTGTTCTCGGGACCGCGGTCAAGGTCGCCTCCGGGATCCTGGTCCCGATCGGTCAGCTGGTCGGTGGGATCGTCTCCGCCTTCGCCGCCCTGCCCGGTCCCATCCAGTCCGCTGCCCTGGCGTTCGTCGCGTTCAAGGTCGCCTCCAACGTCTTCAGCGACACCAAGCTGTTCTCCGGTGTCCGACAGTTCTCCGACGAGATGGCCGTGCAACGCAGCCTCGCCACGGCCAACGGCGAAGCTGTCGGCCGTCTCGGCTCGGGGATGGCGGCGTTCAACACGAGCACCGTTCCCGCTGTGGCCTCGGCCAGGGCGTTCCGCGATCAGACCGTGGCCATCAAGGATGGCGCCGCCGCGGCGGGACAGCCCATCAGTACCATGTCCGCCGCTCTGGGGACGCTGGTCGAGCGCAGCCCGGCGTTGTCGGGGATGCGGGCGGCGTTCCAGGACGCTTCCCAGGGGGTCGAGAGGTTCGGTACCGCGGCGGGTATCGCGGCCGCGGCGGGCTCTGGCCTCAAGTCCCTCGGGTCCGGTCTCGTGAGCGCTCTTGGCGGTCCGTTCGGTGCCGCCCTGGTGGTCGCTTCGGTCGGCCTGTCGCTCTTGGCGGACAGCCAGCAGAAGGCGGCTCAGGCGACGGCGGCTCACAAGGCCAACTCGCAGAACCTCGCGTCGGCACTGCGCGAGGCGAACGGGGCCATCACCGAGAACGTCCGCCTCACCGCGGCTCAGAACTTCCTCGGCACCGACCAGTACAAGGACGCCGTCGAAGCTGCCCGCAGCCTCGGAATCTCGATGGGAGACATCACCAACGCGTCCCTTCGCCAAGGCAACTCGATGGACAGCTTGAAGACCAAGCTCGAAGGGATCGTCAAGGCCAACACCTCGTACACGAACACGGGCAAGTCGGGCACGATCCCCACGATCAACGACACCGGCAAGGCCGCTCAGACCCTCCTGAGCGCCCTCGACGGGCTCGGCGGGGAGTACGACAAGGCCATTCAGGACAACAAAGACCTGGAGATCGCCCTGAACGGCGGCCACGGGTCGATGTTGAAGGCCAGCGAGTCGGGCCGGACTCTCTCCGACGCCATGGCGATCCTGTCGAACAAGACGGCCACGGCGGACGAGAAGACCCGTGCACTCAAGGACGCCATGGACGCACTTTCCGGCGGCAACGTCAACCTGGAGGCCGCGCAGTCCCGCCTCAACGCGCAGTTGGACCGCCTCGGCGATGCATTCGGTGAGAACGTCGACAAGACAAAGGGTTGGGGAGATGCCCTCCTCAACGCCAACGGGTCGATCAACACCACCTTGCCGAACG
This window contains:
- a CDS encoding phage tail tape measure protein translates to MPGGRIEIEVVADTSKIPGQLASGLKGAAGIASTLGKGLGVAIASGAAIAAVGLKNVLDVGIEYQANLNELQAVTGATGVAMAKVGDVAKTLGSDLTLPGTSAADAASAMKELAKGGLDVDEAMTAAKGTLQLAAAAQIDAAAAAGIQSDALNQFGLAADQAGHVADVLANTANAASGEITDMAGALKYVGPVARAMGVDIDSTATAIGLLAQQGIRGEQAGTSLRGILASLSDPSKEAAKALEVLGVNAFTAEGKFVGLRTITEQLSAAKGKLTDAEFAAAAAAAFGNEGLTTANALALSGTEAFDSMATAVTKAGGAAEVSAAKTKGLGGAWDGLKSQLETTGIGIFEAIDGPLEKLVRSGAEKIDTFGKVVVDGLNTAVSAGELYGPRLASAITSRGAVIGTAVRQVLGPIASGAVNPLNEAVNRGIGLWEDFTGVIKNVVEGAKPVAQGIQALGKAAADGDGPVSALGAGVGVLGTAVKVASGILVPIGQLVGGIVSAFAALPGPIQSAALAFVAFKVASNVFSDTKLFSGVRQFSDEMAVQRSLATANGEAVGRLGSGMAAFNTSTVPAVASARAFRDQTVAIKDGAAAAGQPISTMSAALGTLVERSPALSGMRAAFQDASQGVERFGTAAGIAAAAGSGLKSLGSGLVSALGGPFGAALVVASVGLSLLADSQQKAAQATAAHKANSQNLASALREANGAITENVRLTAAQNFLGTDQYKDAVEAARSLGISMGDITNASLRQGNSMDSLKTKLEGIVKANTSYTNTGKSGTIPTINDTGKAAQTLLSALDGLGGEYDKAIQDNKDLEIALNGGHGSMLKASESGRTLSDAMAILSNKTATADEKTRALKDAMDALSGGNVNLEAAQSRLNAQLDRLGDAFGENVDKTKGWGDALLNANGSINTTLPNGRLLFDSLQDIGTEAGSVALKTFEVARANNEDIPTAMAKAAGSIQTTRDALVAQGEKWGFNRDQINAVLDRYGLIPEEIATRIAQPNMTEAQIELLLLKKKVEDVPGLKEIHVESLSDAAQAKLEAVGFTVERVPGGKDIIITANDGDFNSKIAAATAPATKTITIQYYDTGVPIAPRGSAQAAFNAKGNILTAMAAGGLLKSDAFGSLGSALTGGVAQAFASGGFHKLTPMKGGVAQIVPPNTWRIVGDRLRDDEAYIPINQSQRSQALLQETAARMGYHIRQYALGGIAAGRASAPVAGGDQYHFAIDARGATVGAVRALEQSTIPKLRMMLAQGVGKKGR